In the Paralichthys olivaceus isolate ysfri-2021 chromosome 15, ASM2471397v2, whole genome shotgun sequence genome, one interval contains:
- the rabgef1 gene encoding rab5 GDP/GTP exchange factor codes for MSQRTERRGIHVDQSDLLCKKGCGYYGNAAWQGLCSKCWREEYQRVRQKQIQDDWALAEKLQREEEAAYASSQGVQSQPHAQSTASHPGHVSLGPFSKFEEKKTNEKTRKVTTVKKFFSPSSRTASKKEAQEGKSPSPSISRQASFDTDQVSKDFVDFLKNLQKTGREIHKQCRAFIVNMSSKKDLGADELSECVQDFYQNMADRLMSHFKGSSDSVEQVMDQVEKYIMTRLYKSVFCPETTDDEKKDLATQNRIRALHWVTIQMLCVSMDEEIPEVSENVVNAITDVIEMDSKRVPRDKLACITRCSKHIFSAIRITKNEPASADDFLPALIYIVLKANPPRLQSNIQYITRFCNPSRLMTGEDGYYFTNLCCAAAFIEKLDAQSLNLSPEEFERYMSGQTSPRFSTSDGDWPHAGSAPNVTATNPALAQLNHNLELLSGLSSKQEKLMEAAQSLQADLLAWPESVQREVHGILEKYPLEILSCTVSAIDANNLDNENLPPPLTPQVFAG; via the exons ATGAGTCAGCGGACAGAGCGCCGGGGGATACATGTGGACCAATCAGACCTGCTGTGCAAAAAGGGATGTGGTTACTACGGCAACGCAGCATGGCAGGGTCTGTGCTCCAAGTGCTGGAGGGAGGAGTATCAGCGGGTACGGCAGAAGCAGATCCAGGACGACTGGGCCTTAGCAGAAAA GTTGCAacgggaggaggaggcagcgtaTGCCAGCAGTCAAGGGGTGCAGTCCCAGCCCCACGCCCAGTCCACAGCATCACACCCAGGACACGTCTCCCTAGGTCCCTTTTCCAAGTTtgaggagaagaaaaccaaTGAGAAGACTCGAAAAGTGACCACCGTTAAGAAGTTCTTCAGCCCTTCATCACGCACCGCCTCCAAGAAAG AAGCACAAGAGGGCAAATCACCCAGCCCGTCAATTAGCCGCCAAGCCAGCTTCGATACAGACCAAGTGTCCAAGGACTTTGTGGACTTTTTGAAGAATCTCCAAAAGACCGGCAGGGAGATCCATAAGCAGTGTCGAGCCTTCATAGTCAACATGTCGAGCAAGAAG GATCTCGGTGCCGATGAACTTTCAGAGTGCGTTCAGGATTTCTACCAGAACATGGCTGACCGCTTGATGAGTCACTTTAAAG GCTCTTCAGATTCTGTGGAGCAGGTGATGGACCAAGTGGAAAAGTACATAATGACTCGATTGTATAAGAGCGTGTTCTGTCCAGAAACCACTGATGACGAGAAGAAGGATCTGGCCACACAGAACAGGATAAG GGCTTTACACTGGGTGACCATACAGATGCTCTGTGTGTCCATGGATGAAGAAATCCCTGAAGTCTCTGAGAATGTGGTCAACGCAATAACAG ATGTCATCGAGATGGACTCGAAGAGGGTTCCTCGGGACAAACTTGCGTGCATTACACGCTGCAGTAAACACATCTTCAGCGCCATTAGGATCACCAAGAATGAGCCGGCCTCCGCTGATGACTTTCTCCCTGCGCTCATTTACATCGTGCTCAAGGCGAACCCTCCGCGACTTCAGTCCAACATCCAGTACATCACTCGCTTCTGTAACCCCAGCAGGCTGATGACCGGAGAGGATGGATATTACTTCACCAACTTg TGCTGTGCAGCGGCCTTCATCGAGAAGTTGGACGCTCAGTCTCTCAACCTCTCCCCAGAGGAATTTGAGCGCTACATGTCAGGCCAAACTTCACCACGATTCAGCACCTCAGACGGCGACTGGCCCCACGCTGGCTCAGCACCTAACGTGACCGCCACCAACCCCGCCCTGGCTCAGCTCAATCACAATCTGGAGCTGCTGTCGGGCCTCAGCAGCAAGCAGGAGAAGCTGATGGAGGCCGCTCAGAGCCTGCAGGCCGACCTCCTCGCCTGGCCCGAGAGCGTGCAACGCGAGGTGCACGGCATCCTGGAGAAATACCCTCTGGAGATTCTGTCTTGCACAGTTTCTGCCATCGATGCCAACAACTTGGACAATGAGAACCTGCCACCACCGCTCACACCCCAGGTGTTTGCTGGGTAG
- the kcnj6 gene encoding G protein-activated inward rectifier potassium channel 2 encodes MEQDVESPAIIKQPKLPKQARENLPKQLADMDRAKKIQRYVQKDGKCNVHQGNVRETYRYLTDIFTTLVDLKWGLNLFIFVLVYTVTWLFFGFMWWLIAYLRGDLDHIADNQWTPCVNNLNGFVTAFLFSIETETTIGYGYRVITDKCPEGILLLLIQSVLGSIVNAFMVGCMFVKISQPKKRAETLVFSTNAVISMRDGRLCLMFRVGDLRNSHIVEASIRAKLIKSKQTKEGEFIPLNQTDMNVGYNTGDDRLFLVSPLIICHEINQNSPFWDISQAHLSKEDLEIVVILEGMVEATGMTCQARSSYVSREIKWGYRFTPVLTLEDGFYEVDYNSFHDIYETNTPTCSARELADMTNRTRLPLTWSLASKLSQQGLQESEQEGQETKTSPDSEGKSQQTERNGDIANIESESKV; translated from the exons ATGGAGCAGGATGTGGAGAGCCCAGCCATCATCAAACAGCCCAAGTTGCCAAAGCAGGCCCGTGAGAACCTGCCTAAACAGCTGGCAGACATGGACAGGGCAAAGAAGATTCAGCGCTACGTCCAGAAAGACGGGAAGTGCAACGTCCACCAGGGTAATGTTCGAGAGACATACCGGTATCTGACGGACATTTTCACCACGCTCGTAGACCTCAAATGGGGGCTCAACCTCTTCATCTTCGTGTTGGTGTACACAGTGACATGGCTCTTCTTTGGCTTCATGTGGTGGCTTATTGCTTACCTCCGGGGTGATCTGGACCATATAGCAGACAATCAGTGGACTCCATGTGTCAATAACCTCAACGGGTTTGTAAcagcttttctcttctccatTGAGACAGAGACCACCATTGGTTATGGGTATAGAGTCATCACAGACAAATGCCCTGAGGGGATACTTCTGCTTTTAATTCAGTCGGTGCTGGGATCTATCGTGAATGCCTTCATGGTGGGTTGCATGTTTGTCAAGATCTCTCAGCCCAAGAAGCGAGCTGAGACTCTAGTGTTTTCTACCAATGCGGTCATCTCAATGAGAGATGGACGACTGTGCCTGATGTTCAGAGTCGGAGACCTCCGAAACTCGCACATCGTGGAGGCGTCAATCAGGGCCAAGCTTATCAAGTCTAAGCAGACCAAGGAAGGGGAGTTCATCCCTTTGAACCAGACGGACATGAATGTGGGTTACAACACAGGGGACGACAGGCTTTTCCTGGTGTCACCGCTCATCATCTGCCACGAGATAAACCAGAACAGCCCCTTCTGGGATATCTCACAAGCCCACCTGTCCAAAGAGGACCTGGAGATAGTGGTGATTCTGGAGGGGATGGTAGAGGCCACAG GCATGACGTGCCAGGCGAGGAGCTCATACGTCAGCAGAGAGATCAAGTGGGGCTACCGCTTCACACCAGTCCTGACATTAGAGGACGGCTTCTACGAGGTGGACTACAACAGCTTCCACGACATCTACGAGACCAACACACCCACCTGCAGTGCCAGAGAGCTTGCTGACATGACAAACCGCACCCGCCTGCCACTGACCTGGTCACTGGCCAGCAAGCTGAGTCAGCAGGGGCTGCAGGAGTCCGAGCAGGAGGGTCAGGAGACCAAGACCAGCCCGGACAGCGAGGGTAAGAGCCAGCAGACTGAGCGAAACGGGGACATTGCCAACATAGAGAGCGAGTCCAAAGTGTAG
- the LOC109628803 gene encoding uncharacterized protein isoform X1, with protein MILTGRSLCLPSPGTVQELFSVARDASIVPDISLDPVLTTFLSLDSPAALLHQHVFLQRSMSREQQAQFSMSLTRELGGSSGVTYGGVGVVALALSLLFDQIAQQVRTQGSTKGDLSTQRPQKDIFGISSSSRIGRIIYSYLRLIPGLANNAEKMAETTELYDSWLKLELIDHYERMTTKKRMSSVSMQQWLTGAAFHLHMRIHQVRLRSVPLGSAESLRLSYKSGIGRLVQGYTAYLRRNIQETAPGSQKPSTGTTGRPRQTKTLNITNMACSGNHLFNVSQVSTSISTGFNETTAPNSSADSSRSCETHGSREEFGVSVSKGSNETPVSMGDNKTLNNMTEYNRDEEAGMLGLLVIEPGRNVSHNVQHHPCESPAIQQALVTRVINAQDLERNGNVFLFPENILRNLCRQRNDLELKTS; from the exons ATGATCCTGACAGGTCGCAGTTTGTGTCTTCCTTCTCCAGGCACTGTTCAGGAACTGTTTTCTGTGGCTCGAGATGCCAGCATCGTTCCTGATATCTCCTTGGACCCGGTCCTCACCACCTTCCTGTCACTGGACTCCCCTGCAGCACTGCTGCATCAACATGTCTTCCTACAGCGGAGCATGAGCAGGGAGCAGCAGGCTCAATTCAGCATGAGCCTGACCAGAGAGCTGGGAGGCAGCAGCGGGGTCACCTATGGAGGAGTTGGGGTTGTTGCTCTagctctgtctctgctttttgACCAGATTGCTCAACAA GTCCGAACACAAGGATCAACCAAGGGAGACCTGTCAACTCAGAGACCCCAAAAGGATATTTTTGGCATCAGCAGCTCTTCAAGAATTGGCAGGATTATCTATAGCTACCTGCGCCTGATCCCTGGCCTTGCTAACAATGCGGAGAAGATGGCTGAGACCACAGAGCTCTATGACAGCTGGCTGAAACTTGAGCTAATCGACCATTATGAGAGGATGACCACTAAAAAGAGGATGAGTTCAGTGTCCATGCAGCAGTGGCTGACAGGAGCTGCATTTCATCTGCACATGAGAATACACCAG GTGCGACTGCGCTCTGTGCCATTAGGATCAGCAGAGTCACTGCGTCTGTCTTATAAGTCGGGGATAGGTCGCCTGGTTCAGGGCTACACAGCCTATCTACGCAGAAACATCCAGGAAACAGCTCCTGGTTCACAAAAACCCTCAACTGGGACAACCGGTCGACCAAGACAAACCAAGACATTGAACATAACCAATATGGCCTGCTCTGGTAATCACCTTTTTAATGTTAGCCAGGTTAGTACAAGTATCTCCACTGGATTCAATGAGACGACTGCACCTAATTCATCTGCTGACAGTAGCAGAAGCTGTGAAACACATGGATCCAGAGAAGAGTTTGGAGTCAGTGTGTCAAAAGGAAGCAATGAAACTCCTGTAAGTATGGGAGACAATAAGACACTCAACAATATGACTGAATATAACAGGGATGAGGAAGCAGGCATGCTGGGCCTGTTAGTCATTGAACCAGGAAGGAATGTGAGTCACAATGTCCAGCATCACCCCTGTGAGTCTCCAGCAATACAACAAGCTTTGGTGACTCGTGTTATAAATGCTCAGGACCTGGAGCGAAATGGAAATGTTTTCCTGTTCCCTGAGAACATTCTCCGCAACTTGTGCAGGCAGAGGAATGACCTTGAGTTAAAGACAAGTTAG
- the LOC109628803 gene encoding uncharacterized protein isoform X2: protein MSREQQAQFSMSLTRELGGSSGVTYGGVGVVALALSLLFDQIAQQVRTQGSTKGDLSTQRPQKDIFGISSSSRIGRIIYSYLRLIPGLANNAEKMAETTELYDSWLKLELIDHYERMTTKKRMSSVSMQQWLTGAAFHLHMRIHQVRLRSVPLGSAESLRLSYKSGIGRLVQGYTAYLRRNIQETAPGSQKPSTGTTGRPRQTKTLNITNMACSGNHLFNVSQVSTSISTGFNETTAPNSSADSSRSCETHGSREEFGVSVSKGSNETPVSMGDNKTLNNMTEYNRDEEAGMLGLLVIEPGRNVSHNVQHHPCESPAIQQALVTRVINAQDLERNGNVFLFPENILRNLCRQRNDLELKTS from the exons ATGAGCAGGGAGCAGCAGGCTCAATTCAGCATGAGCCTGACCAGAGAGCTGGGAGGCAGCAGCGGGGTCACCTATGGAGGAGTTGGGGTTGTTGCTCTagctctgtctctgctttttgACCAGATTGCTCAACAA GTCCGAACACAAGGATCAACCAAGGGAGACCTGTCAACTCAGAGACCCCAAAAGGATATTTTTGGCATCAGCAGCTCTTCAAGAATTGGCAGGATTATCTATAGCTACCTGCGCCTGATCCCTGGCCTTGCTAACAATGCGGAGAAGATGGCTGAGACCACAGAGCTCTATGACAGCTGGCTGAAACTTGAGCTAATCGACCATTATGAGAGGATGACCACTAAAAAGAGGATGAGTTCAGTGTCCATGCAGCAGTGGCTGACAGGAGCTGCATTTCATCTGCACATGAGAATACACCAG GTGCGACTGCGCTCTGTGCCATTAGGATCAGCAGAGTCACTGCGTCTGTCTTATAAGTCGGGGATAGGTCGCCTGGTTCAGGGCTACACAGCCTATCTACGCAGAAACATCCAGGAAACAGCTCCTGGTTCACAAAAACCCTCAACTGGGACAACCGGTCGACCAAGACAAACCAAGACATTGAACATAACCAATATGGCCTGCTCTGGTAATCACCTTTTTAATGTTAGCCAGGTTAGTACAAGTATCTCCACTGGATTCAATGAGACGACTGCACCTAATTCATCTGCTGACAGTAGCAGAAGCTGTGAAACACATGGATCCAGAGAAGAGTTTGGAGTCAGTGTGTCAAAAGGAAGCAATGAAACTCCTGTAAGTATGGGAGACAATAAGACACTCAACAATATGACTGAATATAACAGGGATGAGGAAGCAGGCATGCTGGGCCTGTTAGTCATTGAACCAGGAAGGAATGTGAGTCACAATGTCCAGCATCACCCCTGTGAGTCTCCAGCAATACAACAAGCTTTGGTGACTCGTGTTATAAATGCTCAGGACCTGGAGCGAAATGGAAATGTTTTCCTGTTCCCTGAGAACATTCTCCGCAACTTGTGCAGGCAGAGGAATGACCTTGAGTTAAAGACAAGTTAG